One window of the Oncorhynchus gorbuscha isolate QuinsamMale2020 ecotype Even-year linkage group LG17, OgorEven_v1.0, whole genome shotgun sequence genome contains the following:
- the spint1a gene encoding kunitz-type protease inhibitor 1a — MTTLPIGLLLGALVCFIVFLVRAEAQPFGEQCLDSFEKGREDFVLDTDDSVKYGATFIIKPKVESTNDCIRSCCKDPKCNVAFMENGSGEGMIKSCFLFDCLYKQQYVCRFVRKKGFLNYIRDVVYESDLATKNLPGEVDNPPEANGGPDRVVQPQESLTLNGNESKDDHDIVTYQWHLVSGNTSAVIEKTTFKDQVIVSNLASGVYKFQLTVTDSSGQSDQTQITVLVLTPEQSENHCMVPKKVGPCRGSFPRWHYNAASERCEEFLFGGCRENLNNYLSLQECANACDGVSVIHRGRTGPLPAPREVCGVPCGSGQFSCTNGCCLDRGLECDKEQQCSDGSDEENCEDLNNNFQILLQIPVDEQKVRCTEHPKTGNCRESFTKWYYNPVYQKCFRFNYGGCYGNENRFDTEDACMSTCKLVTEKDIFEITNRYEYQDTDGHVGIIVIAALLGLAIIILLVVLCYCFMKGKKEQTRRQRVPVNGSQVYTREDTERLVYNTTTKPI; from the exons ATGACTACTCTCCCAATTGGATTGTTATTGGGCGCTTTGGTGTGCTTTATCGTTTTCCTGGTACGCGCTGAGGCCCAGCCATTCGGGGAACAGTGCTTGGACAGTTTCGAAAAGGGCAGAGAAGATTTCGTTCTCGACACGGATGACTCGGTGAAATACGGTGCGACTTTCATCATTAAACCGAAGGTTGAGAGCACCAATGACTGTATACGCTCGTGCTGCAAAGATCCCAAGTGTAATGTCGCTTTCATGGAGAATGGCTCCGGTGAGGGCATGATCAAGTCATGCTTTCTCTTTGACTGTCTATACAAGCAGCAGTACGTCTGCCGATTTGTCAGGAAGAAGGGATTCCTGAACTACATCAGAGACGTGGTGTATGAAAGTGATCTGGCCACAAAAAACCTCCCAG GTGAAGTGGACAATCCTCCAGAGGCCAATGGAGGTCCGGACAGAGTGGTGCAGCCCCAGGAAAGTTTAACTCTGAATGGCAACGAGAGCAAGGACGACCACGATATTGTCACGTACCAGTGGCACCTAGTGTCAGGGAACACCTCCGCTGTCATTGAG AAAACTACATTTAAAGACCAGGTGATCGTGTCCAACCTGGCGTCTGGAGTGTACAAGTTCCAACTGACCGTCACAGACTCCAGTGGGCAGTCCGACCAAACCCAGATCACTGTCCTTGTGCTCACCCCTGAGCAGTCTGAGA ATCACTGCATGGTCCCCAAGAAGGTGGGTCCCTGTCGCGGATCCTTCCCCCGCTGGCACTACAATGCTGCCTCAGAGAGGTGTGAGGAGTTCCTGTTTGGGGGCTGCAGAGAGAACCTtaacaactacctctccctccaGGAGTGTGCCAACGCCTGTGATGGTGTGTCAG TTATTCACAGAGGTCGAACTGGACCACTTCCAGCCCCTAGAG AGGTGTGTGGAGTACCCTGTGGGTCAGGCCAGTTCTCCTGCACCAACGGCTGCTGCCTTGACCGAGGCCTGGAGTGTGACAAGGAGCAGCAGTGCAGCGACGGCTCAGatgaggagaactgtgaggacT TGAATAATAACTTCCAGATTCTACTGCAAATTCCTGTGGATGAACAGAAAG TTCGCTGCACGGAGCACCCCAAAACAGGAAACTGTCGGGAGAGTTTTACCAAGTGGTACTACAACCCTGTCTACCAGAAGTGCTTCCGTTTCAACTATGGCGGCTGCTACGGGAATGAGAACAGATTTGACACTGAGGATGCTTGTATGAGTACCTGTAAACTGGTAACAG AAAAGGACATCTTTGAAATAACGAACCGATATGAATACCAGGACACTGACGGCCATGTAG GAATCATAGTGATAGCTGCACTGCTTGGCCTGGCCATCATAATACTGCTGGTAGTTCTGTGTTACTGCTTCATGAAGGGCAAGAAGGAGCAGACTCGGCGCCAGCGGGTACCCGTCAATGGCTCCCAGGTCTACACCAGGGAGGACACAGAGCGCCTGgtctacaacaccaccaccaagcCCATCTGA